In Aliamphritea ceti, a single window of DNA contains:
- a CDS encoding nuclear transport factor 2 family protein yields the protein MMNTEKADAAVQALYKAVDRKDANYLAEVLGDEVRFQLGNFPTVAGKAEVLDANRGFFNSIESMRHRLDKTWQVGEETICCGEVNYVRLDKTTYQARFATVLRWHEGLIEDYQVYADISEL from the coding sequence ATGATGAATACAGAAAAGGCTGATGCAGCAGTTCAGGCACTTTATAAAGCCGTTGACCGTAAAGATGCGAATTATCTGGCTGAAGTATTGGGGGATGAGGTACGTTTTCAACTGGGTAACTTTCCGACAGTGGCGGGCAAGGCTGAAGTGCTGGATGCCAATCGGGGATTTTTCAACAGTATTGAATCGATGCGCCATAGACTGGACAAAACCTGGCAAGTGGGTGAAGAGACCATTTGCTGCGGCGAAGTGAATTATGTGCGGCTGGATAAAACAACATATCAGGCACGTTTTGCTACTGTGCTGCGTTGGCATGAAGGTCTGATTGAAGACTATCAGGTGTATGCTGATATATCTGAGCTATAA
- a CDS encoding diguanylate cyclase domain-containing protein → MQVLVVDDSALVRDIVTSIVVEAGYPQPLLAKDAREARMHIKRSVVDLILMDIQLPGIDGLQLTRQIRRNLKDDHWIPIIFLTIKDDADYLSEAIDAGGDDYLVKPVNKVVLLAKIHAMSRISKMKAALDETNLQLSRLTQIDSLTNTINRRGFDDALKHAWRLHRRNNEELCLLFLDIDGFKIYNDSYGHQQGDRCLRQVSELFKSCLRNESDLLARYGGEEFVILLPNTPLRAAEKLAQKVLNRLQQENISHPNSDTAPYITVSIGISTTRDGAVTGQKLLSQADRSLYMAKSNGRNQLCCYEDIEQLMVDSDT, encoded by the coding sequence ATGCAGGTATTAGTAGTAGATGACTCCGCTTTAGTGCGGGACATAGTTACCAGCATTGTTGTGGAAGCAGGTTACCCGCAACCGTTACTGGCTAAAGATGCCCGTGAAGCGCGGATGCATATCAAACGATCAGTCGTCGATCTGATCTTAATGGATATTCAGTTGCCGGGTATTGATGGCTTACAGCTGACCCGTCAGATTCGTCGTAATCTTAAAGATGATCACTGGATTCCGATTATTTTTCTGACAATTAAAGATGATGCTGATTATCTCTCTGAAGCCATTGATGCCGGTGGCGATGATTATCTTGTAAAACCGGTTAATAAAGTTGTGTTACTGGCGAAGATACATGCGATGTCGCGTATCTCGAAAATGAAAGCAGCACTGGACGAAACCAACTTACAGCTCAGTAGGCTAACTCAGATTGACTCCCTCACAAATACCATTAACCGACGGGGCTTTGATGATGCGCTAAAGCATGCCTGGCGTTTGCATCGTCGTAATAATGAAGAATTGTGTTTGTTGTTTCTGGATATAGATGGTTTCAAAATCTACAACGACAGCTATGGCCATCAGCAGGGCGACCGCTGTTTACGGCAGGTATCTGAGTTATTTAAAAGCTGCCTGCGTAATGAAAGTGATTTACTGGCACGTTATGGCGGTGAAGAATTCGTTATTCTTTTACCTAATACACCATTACGTGCCGCAGAAAAATTGGCACAGAAAGTCCTGAATAGATTACAACAAGAGAATATCAGCCATCCGAATTCTGATACTGCGCCGTATATTACAGTCAGTATTGGTATCAGTACTACGCGTGATGGTGCAGTTACAGGCCAAAAATTACTTAGCCAGGCTGACCGGAGCTTATATATGGCTAAATCAAACGGCCGTAATCAGTTATGCTGCTATGAAGATATTGAGCAGTTAATGGTGGATTCTGATACATGA
- the trhO gene encoding oxygen-dependent tRNA uridine(34) hydroxylase TrhO, whose product MSQVVVCALYKFATLEDYQEIREPLRLLLEDNGIRGTLLLAKEGINGTVAGSREGIDALLAWLKNDPRLADTVYKESFDESNPFYRTKVKLKKEIVTMGVEGIDPKQVVGTYVKPQDWNALISDPDVILVDTRNDYEVQVGTFEGAINPETETFREFPKYVKDNLDPEKNKKVAMFCTGGIRCEKSTAYLKEQGFDEVYHLEGGILKYLEEVPEEETMWQGECFVFDNRITVNHQLEKGVYDQCHACRLPITEEDKQSDKYMQGVSCHQCYDKQDPSQRERFIERQKQMQLAETRGEAHLGADALETIAQRREQKEQLRKEQQARNAKA is encoded by the coding sequence ATGTCACAAGTTGTTGTATGTGCGCTCTACAAATTCGCCACTCTGGAAGATTACCAGGAAATCCGTGAACCGCTTCGCCTGTTACTGGAAGACAATGGTATCCGCGGTACCTTATTACTTGCCAAAGAAGGTATAAACGGAACAGTTGCCGGCAGCCGGGAAGGTATTGATGCACTCTTAGCCTGGTTAAAAAACGACCCGCGACTAGCTGATACTGTCTATAAAGAATCTTTCGATGAGTCCAATCCGTTCTACCGCACTAAGGTAAAACTGAAGAAAGAAATCGTCACCATGGGCGTTGAAGGTATCGATCCAAAGCAAGTGGTTGGTACCTACGTTAAGCCACAGGACTGGAATGCTCTGATTTCTGACCCTGACGTTATTCTGGTCGACACCCGTAACGATTACGAAGTACAGGTTGGCACTTTCGAAGGCGCTATCAATCCGGAAACAGAAACCTTCCGTGAATTCCCTAAGTACGTTAAAGACAATCTTGATCCGGAAAAGAACAAGAAAGTTGCCATGTTCTGTACTGGTGGTATTCGCTGCGAAAAATCCACCGCTTACCTGAAAGAACAGGGTTTTGATGAGGTTTACCATCTTGAAGGTGGCATTCTGAAGTACCTTGAAGAAGTGCCTGAAGAAGAAACCATGTGGCAGGGTGAATGCTTTGTTTTCGATAACCGCATCACCGTAAACCACCAGCTGGAAAAAGGTGTCTACGATCAGTGTCACGCTTGTCGTTTACCTATTACAGAAGAAGACAAGCAAAGCGACAAATACATGCAGGGCGTCAGCTGTCACCAATGTTATGATAAGCAAGACCCGTCTCAGCGTGAACGTTTCATTGAACGTCAAAAGCAAATGCAACTGGCTGAAACCCGTGGTGAAGCACACCTGGGTGCCGATGCACTGGAAACTATCGCTCAGCGTCGTGAGCAAAAAGAACAACTACGTAAAGAACAGCAGGCACGTAACGCTAAGGCGTAA
- a CDS encoding LysR family transcriptional regulator → MKYTLRQLEVFLAVAHFDNITKAAQSLAMSQSAVSGALRDLEQQFDMQLFDRVGKRLQINELGRALRPRVEALLERAKSLQQEMEQHQAVGELRIGATLTIGNYLAVGLMAQYMAEHPQARLDLQVANTTTITKRLVNFDIDIGLIEGEVQHPELEILPWQNDELVVFCAAGNPLAQKIRMSDTDLLQANWILREQGSGTRQTFDRAMHGLLPELKVTLELEHIEAIKGAVAAGLGLGCLSRIALQEDFAQGRLVPLQVAGRDLNRRLYLMLHRHKYISAGIEHWMQLCRRQ, encoded by the coding sequence TGAAATATACCTTACGTCAGCTGGAAGTATTTTTGGCCGTTGCTCACTTTGACAACATTACAAAGGCAGCACAGAGTCTGGCAATGTCACAGTCGGCTGTGAGCGGCGCATTGCGGGACCTCGAGCAACAATTTGATATGCAATTGTTTGACCGTGTGGGCAAACGTTTACAGATCAACGAACTCGGCCGGGCACTACGTCCAAGAGTAGAAGCTCTTCTGGAACGTGCCAAATCATTACAGCAGGAAATGGAACAGCATCAGGCTGTAGGTGAGTTGAGAATCGGCGCGACCCTGACGATTGGTAATTATTTAGCCGTAGGGTTAATGGCCCAGTATATGGCCGAGCATCCGCAGGCGCGGCTGGATTTACAGGTAGCTAACACCACCACGATTACTAAACGGCTGGTGAATTTTGATATTGATATTGGCCTGATCGAGGGTGAGGTACAGCATCCGGAGTTAGAAATATTGCCCTGGCAAAATGATGAGCTGGTGGTGTTCTGTGCTGCCGGTAATCCCCTGGCGCAAAAGATTCGTATGAGTGATACGGATTTACTACAGGCAAACTGGATTCTCAGGGAGCAGGGCTCAGGTACCCGACAGACTTTTGACCGGGCGATGCATGGTTTGCTGCCGGAGCTGAAAGTAACGCTGGAACTTGAGCATATTGAAGCGATAAAAGGTGCAGTAGCAGCAGGTTTAGGTTTGGGATGTTTATCGCGCATTGCATTACAGGAAGATTTTGCGCAGGGCAGGCTGGTACCGTTACAGGTAGCAGGCAGAGATCTGAACCGGCGTTTGTATCTGATGTTGCACCGGCATAAGTATATCAGTGCGGGGATTGAACACTGGATGCAGCTATGTCGGCGCCAATAG
- a CDS encoding LysR family transcriptional regulator, whose product MDSILGMRTFIRVVDTGGFSSAARQAGIAPSSVSRQINELEKALGVQLFQRTTRKLSLTEAGYVYYERACRILTDIDETLLAVSQTEDPSGVLKITMPTGIGKALIISALPKFMKQYPDIKIVMSMSDQLTNIVEQGVDVAIRIGQLNDSSLKARKIGESRRIVCASPEYLEREGMPKHPKDLEKHNCLTFRNYPGQSVWEFRKANNIQEVKVSGNFFAHNADALIAAAISGLGLILLPSWNVELELHQQHLRQVLPEYKTEPHFSPVWALHSHQRKTPPKISVFIDFLIAHLSENKIPF is encoded by the coding sequence ATGGATAGCATATTAGGTATGCGGACATTTATACGGGTGGTTGATACTGGAGGGTTTTCTTCTGCTGCACGCCAGGCGGGTATAGCCCCGTCGTCAGTGTCACGGCAAATAAATGAATTAGAGAAGGCTTTAGGGGTGCAGTTGTTTCAGCGGACGACCCGAAAACTAAGTCTGACGGAAGCAGGGTATGTTTACTACGAAAGAGCTTGCCGTATTCTTACCGACATTGATGAGACTCTTCTGGCGGTCTCTCAAACTGAAGATCCATCAGGGGTATTAAAAATAACAATGCCAACAGGCATAGGAAAAGCACTCATTATTTCAGCGTTACCTAAGTTCATGAAACAATATCCAGACATCAAAATTGTAATGTCCATGTCTGATCAGTTAACAAATATTGTAGAGCAGGGTGTTGATGTTGCTATCCGAATTGGGCAATTAAATGATTCTAGTCTTAAGGCTAGAAAGATTGGCGAAAGTCGCAGAATCGTATGTGCTAGCCCTGAATATCTTGAGCGGGAGGGCATGCCTAAACACCCTAAAGATCTTGAAAAGCATAACTGCCTCACCTTTCGTAATTATCCCGGTCAAAGTGTGTGGGAATTTAGAAAAGCGAACAATATACAAGAGGTAAAAGTCTCTGGGAATTTCTTCGCTCATAATGCGGATGCTTTAATTGCAGCTGCTATTTCAGGATTAGGTTTGATTTTACTTCCAAGCTGGAATGTAGAGTTAGAATTACATCAGCAACATCTCAGACAAGTTTTACCTGAATATAAAACAGAGCCTCATTTTAGCCCTGTTTGGGCATTGCATTCACATCAAAGAAAGACGCCACCTAAAATTAGTGTTTTTATAGATTTTTTAATCGCTCACTTATCTGAAAATAAGATACCTTTCTAA
- a CDS encoding FKBP-type peptidyl-prolyl cis-trans isomerase encodes MKITKDTVVQFHYNLTAADDSVQESSREGNPMAYLHGHDNMISGLEAALNDRETGDIFSVTLAPEDAYGKFLPNCEQIIPKKHLQGKKNWRPGMVATVQTDKGLRQVSIVKVGMSKVTVDNNHPLAGKTLTFEVEVMDVREATTEEVSHGHAHGVGGHQH; translated from the coding sequence ATGAAAATCACTAAAGATACGGTTGTACAGTTCCATTACAACCTAACCGCTGCTGATGACAGCGTGCAGGAAAGCAGCCGTGAAGGTAACCCGATGGCTTATCTGCATGGTCATGACAATATGATTAGCGGTTTGGAAGCGGCGCTGAATGACCGTGAAACAGGTGATATCTTTTCTGTGACGCTGGCACCTGAAGATGCCTATGGCAAGTTTCTGCCAAATTGCGAACAGATTATTCCGAAGAAACATTTGCAAGGTAAGAAGAACTGGCGTCCGGGCATGGTAGCAACAGTGCAAACAGATAAAGGTCTGCGTCAGGTATCTATCGTAAAGGTTGGTATGTCTAAAGTAACGGTTGATAACAATCATCCGCTGGCGGGTAAAACACTGACGTTTGAAGTTGAAGTGATGGATGTACGTGAAGCAACAACAGAAGAAGTTTCCCATGGCCATGCCCATGGTGTAGGCGGCCATCAGCACTGA
- a CDS encoding retropepsin-like aspartic protease family protein — protein sequence MNQQDAPRRGLAKSFFYLSWICLLGVLYLLFDNVLESQYNPNKELHSQQQAGKSVVLTRNRQGHYVAPGLINQQPVIFLLDTGATNVSIPESLADKIGLQGQAWGKVQTANGTIDIQITTLDSISLGSITQSNVRANINPYMDDETVLLGMSFLKHLELTQRGDTLTLKP from the coding sequence ATGAACCAACAGGATGCGCCTCGCAGAGGACTGGCAAAGTCCTTTTTCTATCTCAGCTGGATATGCCTGCTGGGCGTCCTCTATCTGCTGTTTGATAATGTGCTGGAATCACAATATAACCCCAATAAAGAGCTACACAGCCAGCAACAAGCAGGCAAATCCGTTGTACTTACCCGTAACAGACAGGGGCATTACGTCGCGCCAGGGCTTATTAATCAGCAGCCGGTTATTTTTCTGCTAGATACAGGGGCCACAAATGTCAGCATACCTGAATCACTGGCTGACAAAATTGGTTTACAGGGACAGGCATGGGGCAAAGTGCAGACCGCTAACGGTACAATAGATATCCAGATAACTACTTTAGATTCCATCAGCCTGGGCAGTATTACGCAGAGCAATGTAAGAGCTAACATTAACCCTTATATGGACGATGAAACCGTATTGCTGGGTATGAGTTTTTTAAAGCATCTGGAGTTAACGCAACGGGGCGATACCCTGACCTTAAAGCCTTAA
- a CDS encoding S-(hydroxymethyl)glutathione dehydrogenase/class III alcohol dehydrogenase — translation MSDTMIKSKAAVAWGPNQPLSIEEIDVMPPQAGEVLVKVIASGVCHTDAFTLSGDDPEGIFPVVLGHEGGGIVTAIGEGVTSVAIGDHVIPLYTPECGECKYCLSGKTNLCQKIRETQGKGLMPDGTTRFYKDGQPIYHYMGCSTFSEYTVLPEISLAKVNPEAPLEEICLLGCGVTTGMGAVINTAKVEAGATVAVFGLGGIGLSAIIGATMAKASRIIAIDINTSKFELARKLGATDCINPKEHEQSIQDLIVEMTDGGVDYSFECIGNTQVMRSALECCHKGWGESVIIGVAGAGQEISTRPFQLVTGRVWRGSAFGGVKGRSELPDYVERYLQGEFRLDDFITHTMGLEKINEAFDLMHQGKSIRSVIHFDA, via the coding sequence ATGTCTGACACCATGATCAAATCTAAAGCCGCCGTTGCCTGGGGCCCCAACCAACCATTAAGTATTGAAGAAATAGATGTTATGCCGCCGCAGGCAGGCGAAGTGCTGGTAAAGGTGATTGCCAGTGGCGTTTGTCATACCGATGCTTTCACCCTTTCCGGTGACGACCCTGAAGGTATTTTCCCGGTGGTACTTGGCCATGAAGGCGGCGGTATTGTTACAGCGATTGGCGAAGGCGTCACCAGTGTTGCTATTGGTGATCACGTCATTCCCCTGTACACACCAGAGTGCGGTGAATGTAAATATTGTCTGTCAGGCAAGACCAATCTTTGTCAGAAAATACGTGAAACTCAGGGTAAAGGTCTGATGCCAGATGGTACCACCCGCTTTTATAAGGATGGCCAGCCTATCTATCATTACATGGGTTGTTCGACCTTTTCTGAATACACAGTTTTACCTGAAATCTCGCTGGCTAAAGTAAACCCTGAAGCGCCACTGGAAGAAATCTGTCTGTTAGGTTGCGGCGTTACTACCGGCATGGGCGCAGTGATCAACACAGCAAAAGTGGAAGCCGGCGCCACTGTTGCTGTGTTCGGTCTGGGAGGCATCGGGTTATCAGCGATTATTGGTGCAACTATGGCCAAAGCCAGCCGCATCATCGCGATTGATATCAATACCTCTAAGTTCGAACTGGCGCGTAAACTGGGTGCAACTGACTGTATTAATCCGAAGGAACATGAGCAATCTATTCAGGACCTGATTGTTGAAATGACCGACGGCGGCGTAGATTACTCATTCGAGTGTATAGGCAATACTCAGGTAATGCGCTCTGCACTTGAATGCTGCCATAAAGGCTGGGGCGAATCCGTCATCATTGGCGTTGCCGGCGCTGGCCAGGAAATATCAACCCGTCCGTTCCAACTGGTAACAGGACGCGTATGGCGCGGATCAGCATTCGGTGGTGTAAAAGGCCGTTCAGAATTACCAGATTACGTCGAGCGTTACCTGCAGGGTGAATTCCGGCTGGATGACTTCATAACCCACACAATGGGGCTGGAAAAAATCAATGAAGCCTTTGATCTGATGCACCAGGGCAAGAGCATTCGTAGCGTCATTCACTTTGATGCTTAA
- a CDS encoding VOC family protein: MVRFEHANLVVKEIQPTLDFLLTAFPEWQLRGSGQGKWGTTERHWVHVGDDEYYITLNDSAEGDIREIGGIQPGLAHLGFVVDDLEALVERLWQQGYTIDILGMQHPYRKTVYYTDPAGFQFEFLEYCSDQPEQRNQYGGETGSFKFNVRSLQGESA; the protein is encoded by the coding sequence ATGGTGCGCTTTGAACATGCCAATCTTGTCGTTAAAGAGATTCAGCCAACGCTGGATTTTCTGTTAACGGCATTTCCTGAGTGGCAGCTACGGGGTAGCGGTCAGGGGAAATGGGGAACCACCGAAAGACACTGGGTTCATGTAGGGGATGATGAGTATTACATAACCCTGAATGACAGTGCGGAAGGAGATATTCGTGAGATAGGTGGCATTCAGCCGGGGCTGGCGCATCTTGGCTTTGTAGTCGATGACCTGGAAGCACTGGTTGAGCGTTTATGGCAACAGGGATATACCATCGATATTCTTGGTATGCAGCATCCTTACCGAAAAACGGTTTACTACACAGACCCTGCAGGCTTTCAGTTTGAATTTTTAGAATACTGCAGTGACCAGCCCGAACAACGCAATCAGTACGGCGGAGAAACCGGTTCATTCAAATTCAATGTACGTTCATTACAGGGAGAGTCAGCATGA
- a CDS encoding LysR family transcriptional regulator, which yields MENFNAIPIFVAVAQNASFSAAARELNISKSAVSKRITQLEAQLGMRLIHRTTRKLSLTEAGERYYEYSLQATRAAQQAEDAVSELQGEPRGLLRINAPMSFGRLHIAPLIPEFLQRYPQVHVDLVLDDNTLNIIEQGFDLSIRATQLPDSTLIARKLAPLRSVICAAPDYKFQTQLESPADLADENCLLYSYSAEASHWEFTPEKAPLQTLSALQVKVSGNYKVNNSEALLAAILLGAGIGRLPSFAAGEYIREGKLIQLFTDYHMPAKTMYAVYPERHYMPAKVRAFLDFASEKLGRTMPHWDADIF from the coding sequence ATGGAAAACTTCAACGCGATTCCCATTTTTGTCGCCGTGGCACAAAACGCGAGTTTTTCTGCTGCTGCCCGTGAACTGAACATATCGAAATCCGCCGTCAGTAAGCGCATCACTCAGCTAGAAGCACAATTAGGCATGCGCCTGATCCACCGTACAACACGTAAACTGAGCCTGACGGAAGCGGGTGAGCGTTATTATGAGTATTCATTACAGGCAACCCGGGCAGCACAGCAGGCAGAAGATGCTGTCAGTGAGCTACAGGGAGAGCCCAGAGGCTTATTGCGCATTAACGCCCCCATGTCATTCGGACGCTTACATATCGCGCCACTGATTCCGGAATTTCTGCAACGTTACCCTCAGGTGCATGTAGACCTGGTACTGGACGACAACACCCTGAATATAATTGAACAGGGGTTTGATCTGTCGATCAGAGCAACACAGTTGCCTGACTCGACGCTGATTGCCCGCAAACTTGCCCCGTTACGCAGCGTTATTTGTGCCGCACCGGATTATAAGTTCCAGACCCAACTGGAGTCGCCGGCCGACCTGGCGGATGAAAACTGCCTGCTATATAGCTATTCCGCCGAAGCCAGCCACTGGGAATTTACGCCTGAAAAAGCACCATTACAGACGCTATCTGCTCTTCAAGTGAAAGTTTCAGGTAACTATAAAGTAAACAACAGTGAGGCTTTGTTAGCAGCAATTTTGCTGGGTGCAGGAATTGGCCGCCTGCCCTCTTTCGCGGCGGGCGAATATATTCGGGAAGGTAAACTTATTCAGCTATTTACGGATTACCACATGCCAGCTAAAACCATGTATGCGGTTTATCCTGAACGTCACTATATGCCCGCTAAAGTACGGGCATTTCTGGATTTCGCCAGTGAAAAACTTGGCAGAACTATGCCCCACTGGGATGCAGATATCTTTTAA
- a CDS encoding LysR substrate-binding domain-containing protein codes for MSNWEGVSEFVAVAEQGSFTLASQQLGISTAQVSRQVTALEKRLATKLFYRTTRKVSLTEAGEVYYQHCRQVLDGLEEAERALSHLQSTPRGKLKITAPTTYGESKITPLLNNFMIRYPELEVHCRLSNQKVDLVEAGFDLAIRLGQLEDSSMMAKRLATRKLHVCAAPEYINKYGEPDNPEQLAEYNCLQGNLGYWRFADNGLEKNVRVTGSLHCNSGQVLLDAALKGLGLVQLPDYYVQRFMEQGLLKELLIKYQPADEGIWALYPHNRHLSPKVRVLVDYLSEKLG; via the coding sequence ATGAGTAACTGGGAAGGCGTATCTGAATTTGTTGCTGTGGCAGAGCAGGGCAGTTTTACCCTGGCTTCACAGCAGCTGGGAATATCTACAGCACAGGTAAGCCGACAGGTAACTGCACTGGAAAAGCGCCTGGCGACCAAACTGTTCTACCGGACAACCCGTAAAGTATCGCTGACGGAAGCCGGTGAAGTTTATTATCAGCATTGCCGTCAGGTATTAGATGGGCTGGAAGAAGCTGAGCGGGCGTTGAGTCATTTGCAAAGTACGCCCCGTGGAAAGCTTAAGATCACAGCGCCGACTACCTATGGGGAAAGTAAGATTACTCCCTTACTGAATAACTTCATGATTCGTTATCCTGAGTTAGAAGTGCATTGCCGGCTGAGTAATCAGAAGGTGGATTTGGTTGAAGCTGGGTTTGATTTGGCGATACGGCTGGGGCAGTTAGAAGATTCAAGTATGATGGCGAAACGTCTGGCAACCCGGAAGTTACACGTCTGTGCAGCGCCTGAATATATAAATAAATACGGCGAGCCGGATAACCCTGAACAATTGGCTGAATATAACTGCTTGCAGGGAAACCTGGGGTACTGGCGTTTTGCAGACAATGGCCTTGAGAAAAATGTCCGGGTAACAGGTAGCCTGCATTGTAACAGCGGTCAGGTATTACTAGATGCCGCGCTGAAAGGTTTGGGGCTTGTTCAGTTACCGGATTATTACGTTCAGCGCTTTATGGAGCAGGGCTTGTTGAAAGAATTACTCATCAAGTATCAGCCTGCTGATGAAGGTATCTGGGCGTTGTATCCACATAACCGCCACCTATCCCCTAAGGTGAGGGTTCTGGTTGATTACCTCAGCGAAAAATTGGGCTGA
- a CDS encoding GreA/GreB family elongation factor, which translates to MSKAGLIAAVIERLEADLEVCQQAANEAHQAATHEESVAENQYDTLGLEASYLAEGQSRRVSEIQHEMAAWRGIPEAEVYEDDPVISGCLIVLEALDSGEQRVLLLGPAAGGMKLAFAELSVTVVTPEAPLGAQLIGKFVGDCVMIAATEFEIIEIQ; encoded by the coding sequence ATGAGCAAGGCAGGGCTAATTGCAGCTGTAATTGAACGGTTGGAAGCTGATCTGGAGGTTTGTCAGCAGGCGGCTAACGAAGCACATCAGGCAGCGACCCATGAAGAGAGCGTTGCAGAAAATCAGTACGACACGCTGGGGCTGGAAGCTTCTTATCTGGCCGAAGGGCAGTCACGCAGAGTGTCTGAAATCCAGCATGAAATGGCAGCCTGGCGAGGTATACCTGAAGCGGAAGTGTATGAAGATGACCCAGTTATTTCGGGCTGTTTGATAGTACTCGAAGCGCTGGACTCAGGAGAGCAGCGGGTATTATTACTTGGGCCGGCTGCTGGCGGGATGAAATTGGCATTTGCTGAGCTGAGCGTCACAGTGGTGACACCTGAAGCACCGCTTGGCGCGCAACTGATTGGTAAGTTCGTCGGGGATTGCGTAATGATAGCCGCTACTGAGTTTGAAATAATTGAGATTCAATAA
- a CDS encoding alpha/beta fold hydrolase encodes MDRLLTLKTTCVFILKLLLLTTTLDAHAQNTRGEKLMITNKNTTLEDETFDGTWPFRARYSDISGFRMHYIDEGTGPDTMLLLHGEPTWGYLFRHQISFWKERNRVVAVDHMGFGKSDVPDDRTYWLQDHINNIEKLVLKLDLRNITLVMHDFGGPVGMGLAIRHPERIKRIVSINGPTPLGQPDLMEKIIANASESPWFQWILKAENEGVLEQVLSQLDYNILSTLKLNGFERNEIISDTWLNAYRAAFIKPEHTLGAIGWAKGFALGKHEFEKPDSTTLKNLAKKPALAIWGEADRTLSSKYFIPLFQQAFPNGEVHRLRNVGHYSPEDAPEKISHLVTTFMRLEEHSN; translated from the coding sequence ATGGATCGGCTTTTAACACTCAAAACAACATGTGTATTCATCCTGAAGCTATTGCTATTAACAACTACTTTGGACGCTCATGCACAAAATACCAGAGGCGAAAAACTCATGATTACCAATAAAAACACGACACTCGAAGATGAAACTTTCGATGGGACTTGGCCATTTCGTGCAAGGTACTCCGATATTTCAGGTTTTCGGATGCATTATATCGATGAAGGTACAGGGCCTGATACGATGCTTTTGTTACATGGTGAGCCTACTTGGGGTTACCTTTTTCGCCATCAAATTTCATTTTGGAAAGAAAGAAATCGTGTTGTTGCTGTAGACCATATGGGATTCGGTAAAAGCGATGTACCTGATGATAGAACTTACTGGCTACAGGATCATATTAATAATATTGAGAAACTGGTTCTCAAATTAGACTTACGTAACATTACATTAGTTATGCATGATTTTGGTGGTCCGGTAGGAATGGGCCTGGCAATTAGACATCCGGAAAGGATTAAGCGAATAGTATCGATAAACGGCCCCACTCCTTTAGGGCAACCCGACCTTATGGAAAAAATCATAGCGAATGCTTCTGAATCCCCTTGGTTTCAGTGGATATTGAAAGCTGAAAACGAAGGTGTACTCGAGCAAGTATTAAGTCAGTTAGATTACAATATACTTTCGACACTGAAACTTAATGGATTCGAAAGAAATGAAATAATTTCAGACACTTGGTTAAATGCATATAGAGCTGCGTTTATTAAACCAGAGCATACTTTAGGCGCTATTGGATGGGCAAAAGGGTTTGCTTTAGGCAAACATGAATTTGAAAAACCTGATTCAACAACTCTAAAAAATCTGGCGAAGAAGCCCGCTCTAGCAATTTGGGGAGAAGCAGACCGTACCCTCTCTTCAAAATACTTTATCCCCTTGTTTCAGCAAGCCTTTCCAAATGGAGAAGTACATCGTTTACGAAATGTAGGTCACTATAGTCCTGAAGATGCTCCAGAAAAAATATCTCATCTCGTTACAACGTTTATGAGATTAGAAGAACACTCAAACTAA